The following proteins are co-located in the Hydrogenophaga sp. RAC07 genome:
- a CDS encoding sensor histidine kinase, with product MTPSGARLLVVDDDPAQRDALLDTLSDEGYEVEACDSPAVALQRASSTTFHLVLTDLQMPEMDGIELTRLLQNVAPDLVVVLMTGNASVPSVVEAMRNGAIDCIQKPFRASTLLPVIERALEVQRLRASNRRLEAEVQRQFEQLVAVNGELDAFAARISHDLRGPLVNMRGILEMAREDAINQALPDPKLLGLGVESGDLALRMVKDMLDFARLGVQPMELVPVELDTVLRDALTAVSSLTQGRNIVWDTGPLPCILGQKGLLLQAFVNLLSNAIKYTAGKEVAHIAVQVGASDFGATEIRFTDNGAGFDSRLADQLFKPFRRLHSNDEFIGEGMGLANVRRIVERHGGAVGAKGSPGEGAEFTLVFSQINLTAATAEQALR from the coding sequence TTGACCCCATCAGGCGCCAGGCTGCTGGTCGTCGACGACGATCCTGCGCAGCGCGATGCATTGCTGGATACGTTGAGTGATGAGGGATACGAGGTCGAGGCCTGCGACAGCCCGGCAGTCGCGTTGCAACGGGCATCATCCACCACCTTCCATCTCGTCCTGACAGACCTTCAAATGCCGGAGATGGACGGCATAGAACTCACCCGTCTTCTCCAAAACGTAGCCCCTGACTTGGTTGTGGTGCTGATGACAGGAAATGCAAGCGTTCCCTCGGTGGTGGAGGCCATGCGAAACGGCGCCATCGACTGCATACAAAAACCCTTTCGCGCCAGCACGCTTCTCCCGGTGATCGAACGAGCACTGGAAGTGCAGCGATTGCGCGCGAGCAATCGCCGCTTGGAAGCTGAGGTTCAGAGGCAGTTTGAACAGCTTGTGGCGGTGAACGGTGAGCTGGATGCCTTCGCTGCTCGAATTTCGCACGACCTGCGTGGACCCCTTGTCAACATGCGCGGGATCCTGGAAATGGCCCGGGAAGACGCGATCAACCAAGCGTTGCCCGATCCGAAGTTGCTAGGACTGGGCGTCGAGTCGGGAGATCTGGCGCTTCGCATGGTGAAAGACATGCTGGATTTCGCTCGCCTGGGCGTTCAGCCCATGGAGTTGGTGCCTGTCGAGCTCGATACAGTGCTGCGGGACGCACTGACTGCCGTTAGCTCCCTCACGCAGGGCCGCAACATCGTTTGGGACACCGGTCCGCTGCCTTGCATATTGGGCCAAAAGGGCTTGCTGCTCCAGGCCTTCGTTAACTTGCTCAGCAACGCCATCAAATACACAGCGGGAAAAGAGGTCGCTCACATCGCTGTTCAGGTCGGAGCTTCTGACTTTGGCGCAACCGAGATCCGTTTCACGGACAACGGAGCTGGCTTTGATTCGAGGCTGGCTGACCAACTGTTCAAACCATTCCGGCGCTTGCATTCCAATGACGAGTTCATTGGCGAAGGGATGGGCTTGGCGAATGTGCGCCGGATCGTTGAGCGTCACGGCGGCGCTGTTGGCGCCAAGGGTTCTCCTGGCGAGGGAGCGGAGTTCACACTCGTGTTTTCGCAGATCAACCTCACTGCTGCGACGGCAGAACAAGCACTGCGGTGA